The Simkaniaceae bacterium genome window below encodes:
- a CDS encoding tyrosine recombinase, whose product MSDCYRELDDFLLYITSERGLSHNTQASYRFDLLNFMKYLSKRGMKVLDVSHVDVVNYFGVLQDSGRVGASIHRAMMTLRVFYRFLKREGKIKSDPTALFEGGKIWQKVPEVLSVNEVRLLLEAIKTDRDMGKRDFAIVMLIYACGFRVSELCSLNVADIGDEAVRVVGKGSKERIVPIAAAALIAIDAYLMTRTDKEKALFLTRGGKRLDRMGVWLIVKKAAKEAGIDKRVSPHTLRHSFATHLLENQADLRVIQELLGHSDISTTERYMHVSKSHLHKSFEDFHPRR is encoded by the coding sequence ATGTCTGATTGCTACCGTGAATTAGATGATTTTTTGCTCTATATCACCTCTGAGAGGGGGTTGAGCCACAATACGCAAGCGAGTTATCGCTTTGATCTTTTAAATTTCATGAAATATTTATCTAAAAGGGGAATGAAAGTTCTCGATGTGAGCCATGTTGATGTGGTGAACTATTTTGGTGTTCTGCAAGATAGCGGCAGAGTAGGGGCTTCAATCCACCGGGCGATGATGACCTTGAGAGTTTTTTATCGGTTTTTGAAACGAGAGGGCAAAATCAAGTCAGATCCCACGGCTCTTTTTGAAGGGGGGAAGATATGGCAAAAAGTACCGGAGGTTCTCTCCGTAAATGAAGTGAGGCTCTTACTCGAGGCTATCAAGACCGATCGCGATATGGGAAAGAGGGATTTTGCCATAGTCATGTTGATTTATGCCTGTGGTTTCCGCGTGTCTGAGCTGTGTAGCCTCAATGTAGCCGATATTGGTGATGAGGCGGTCAGAGTAGTGGGAAAAGGCTCTAAAGAGAGGATCGTCCCTATTGCAGCTGCAGCCCTTATTGCCATTGATGCCTATTTAATGACGCGCACGGATAAGGAAAAGGCCCTTTTTCTCACACGGGGAGGGAAGCGCCTCGATCGCATGGGGGTTTGGCTCATCGTCAAGAAGGCCGCTAAGGAGGCAGGGATCGATAAAAGGGTCTCTCCGCACACGCTACGCCATTCTTTTGCTACACATCTTCTTGAAAATCAAGCTGATTTAAGGGTGATTCAAGAACTGCTTGGGCATAGCGATATTTCAACAACTGAGCGCTATATGCATGTCTCTAAGAGCCACTTACATAAGAGCTTTGAAGATTTTCATCCTAGGCGTTAA
- a CDS encoding ankyrin repeat domain-containing protein, with protein MASAFPIKDKSSSPIPTESLSDQSSSTARRTKKYCRFEDMSDTDAGPDPAWVRAAVVSDPRIARHLGRGSATTMEDLDAAPASSMGRRTETHWGFEDMSDTDAGPDPAWVRAAAVSDPRVARHLERGSATTMEDLDAAPASSMGRRAERYHRFEDMSDTDAGPDPAWVRAAAVSDPSVARHLERGSATTMEDLDAVLVDIMPQRVKLDLKKRPRFLGEINLTPRRLIALFLGIHPEAMLGIHPETVDDPDGPILKIAGQYPDEAILKRAYQYQRILEIAGIKKDTILANPLLGMRSWFGQNNSRNDAEVLEDKLVKKSIQAIQSLEQKNFDKESFEKKSKLPQFVRLIFEAPLLHDIARKILLNDALKPNSEDLKSINQWMVSSDRLLIDRILMQDPVIDLYGRKSHAFSVIDSLETKDAIYYAIAGGKLDVIKRVLDQYTEDLATWSDIHAIKSKLDEYKIGAVKLSDSDIGTVKRLLEQYQRSLPEASDSEIDRMKDWLEKCEMGLIRLSHIQIDSIKTILDQYQSAHSELSDEEIGQRTHNLSEWFYIATQFHQISVIELLLSYRELIKQVPPPLELEITRDNLKANSFFRAALDAAALNNELAIIKLLLEDEEASSKIPLRDHCCISILAARKGYLDIVQFVLIDNHALERIPPIGISVIFASAIRGGYFNIIKFFIDDPDYLALIPHEMYGRYLENCAAQGHFQIMTCLIETEAFFTHITDQHLIMAWAQAGKTKHLDICLFLLNHPIIFHRLSISPIMLPDSELPIINEICSALLVVATRQNHLYIVNQMLERPEFASRLTDNSIGKAVYSAGTNRNIAIRDLFLKNDALYRRIPAYYRNLLQLQRGFRAIWPFGQNKSE; from the coding sequence ATGGCATCGGCTTTTCCTATCAAAGATAAAAGTTCAAGTCCAATACCCACAGAAAGTCTTTCTGATCAATCCTCTTCTACGGCGCGAAGGACTAAAAAGTATTGTAGATTTGAAGATATGAGCGATACTGATGCAGGCCCGGATCCGGCTTGGGTGAGAGCTGCGGTAGTTTCCGATCCAAGAATCGCTAGGCATTTGGGGAGGGGATCTGCAACAACAATGGAAGATCTAGACGCCGCTCCTGCCTCTTCTATGGGGCGAAGGACTGAAACGCATTGGGGCTTTGAAGATATGAGTGATACTGATGCGGGTCCGGATCCGGCTTGGGTGAGAGCTGCGGCAGTTTCCGATCCAAGAGTTGCTAGGCATTTGGAGAGGGGATCTGCAACAACAATGGAAGATCTAGACGCCGCTCCTGCCTCTTCTATGGGGCGAAGGGCTGAAAGATATCATAGATTTGAAGATATGAGCGATACCGATGCGGGTCCGGATCCGGCTTGGGTGAGAGCTGCAGCAGTTTCCGATCCAAGCGTTGCTAGGCATTTGGAGAGGGGATCTGCAACAACAATGGAAGATCTAGATGCTGTTCTTGTTGATATAATGCCTCAAAGAGTAAAGTTGGATTTGAAAAAACGCCCAAGGTTTTTAGGTGAGATTAATCTCACACCGCGTCGACTCATTGCCCTTTTTCTCGGAATTCATCCTGAAGCAATGCTCGGAATTCATCCTGAAACAGTTGATGACCCCGATGGACCAATTTTGAAAATAGCCGGTCAATACCCCGATGAGGCGATTTTAAAAAGGGCTTACCAATATCAACGCATTTTAGAAATAGCCGGAATTAAAAAAGATACAATACTTGCCAATCCCCTTTTAGGCATGCGATCTTGGTTTGGGCAAAACAATAGCCGGAATGATGCAGAGGTTCTCGAAGACAAGCTTGTTAAAAAATCAATCCAAGCCATTCAAAGTCTTGAACAAAAAAATTTTGATAAAGAAAGTTTTGAAAAAAAAAGTAAACTCCCTCAATTTGTCCGACTTATTTTTGAGGCCCCTCTTTTGCATGATATTGCAAGAAAAATATTGTTAAATGATGCCCTAAAACCCAATAGCGAAGATCTCAAGTCAATTAATCAATGGATGGTCTCCTCCGACCGCCTACTTATTGATCGGATATTAATGCAAGATCCCGTTATCGATCTTTACGGAAGAAAAAGTCACGCCTTCTCAGTGATTGACTCCTTAGAAACAAAGGATGCCATATATTATGCAATTGCGGGAGGAAAACTCGATGTCATTAAAAGAGTATTAGATCAATACACTGAAGATCTTGCTACGTGGTCTGATATCCATGCAATTAAAAGTAAACTGGATGAATATAAGATCGGAGCTGTGAAGTTATCTGATTCCGATATAGGCACCGTGAAAAGATTACTTGAGCAATATCAAAGATCTCTCCCTGAGGCCTCTGATTCGGAAATTGATAGGATGAAAGATTGGCTCGAAAAATGTGAAATGGGCTTGATTCGATTGTCTCATATTCAAATCGATTCAATTAAAACAATTCTCGATCAGTATCAAAGTGCCCATTCCGAATTGTCCGATGAAGAAATAGGACAACGCACTCATAACCTCTCAGAATGGTTTTATATTGCCACACAATTTCACCAAATTTCGGTTATTGAATTGTTGTTGAGTTACCGAGAGCTTATCAAACAAGTCCCACCTCCATTGGAACTGGAAATAACCAGAGATAATTTAAAGGCAAACAGTTTTTTTCGGGCAGCTTTAGACGCGGCTGCTCTAAACAATGAATTAGCAATTATAAAACTACTTCTTGAGGATGAAGAAGCATCATCTAAAATTCCCTTGCGAGATCATTGTTGTATATCAATTCTGGCCGCCAGAAAGGGCTATTTAGATATTGTTCAATTTGTTTTAATTGACAACCATGCCTTAGAAAGAATCCCTCCGATAGGAATCTCAGTTATTTTTGCATCAGCCATTAGAGGTGGCTATTTTAATATTATAAAGTTCTTTATTGATGATCCCGATTATCTCGCCCTCATTCCTCACGAGATGTATGGACGTTATTTAGAAAACTGTGCAGCTCAAGGACATTTTCAGATTATGACCTGTTTAATTGAAACAGAAGCTTTTTTCACACATATTACGGATCAACATCTTATCATGGCTTGGGCACAAGCGGGCAAGACAAAACATCTTGATATTTGTTTGTTTTTACTCAATCATCCAATCATCTTTCATCGACTTAGTATATCGCCTATTATGCTTCCCGATAGCGAATTGCCTATTATTAATGAAATTTGTAGTGCGTTACTAGTAGTAGCTACTCGACAAAATCATTTATATATTGTTAATCAGATGCTCGAAAGACCTGAATTTGCAAGCCGCTTAACTGATAATAGTATTGGAAAGGCTGTCTATTCTGCCGGTACAAATCGCAACATCGCAATTCGGGATCTTTTTTTAAAAAATGATGCTCTCTATAGGCGCATTCCCGCTTACTATCGAAATCTTCTACAACTACAGAGAGGATTTCGAGCGATTTGGCCCTTTGGACAAAATAAAAGCGAATAA
- a CDS encoding ankyrin repeat domain-containing protein, protein MATPIKRGREEGLGLESSDSAAEETPAAALAAATFSSQVVSSDSKRLREIRPQIQERTAASDTAQSMLLALAGGEEGSSPLNRLFHSAKSPYLQDIGDVSSGIGVEFAQAIGRDIKRFWLSDNPSDWESANCLFLGTVSNDIFPEVKGVFDELKSKSRFPMSSEVFNVLLARTHWQSPKEILELIDQFPMLRDQINIDCLVIALKDWISMGDLDQLKPFLAMGGIRKQLNSEHLNRLVYHAAFRNQSDFLTFLILSEMGRDDTLLSHISPQIFTHSLIFAVKKGRLKLFKTIFSHRFVRDSIFIKEVGEVIIKAAQHQYFGAIQWLLESCPCDDDEPPMRCRLYIHDLGEAFSIAAGKGEESFIRFILDECPRLSGEPPLVSRFSDGDLSNAVINAARSMHEGILMRLLMNWDVRSNLKGSSIGLALRCVVRYQTPRLLDIMLETFDLFRQVNRNDVWKAIQNGAHCGKVFVIDRLLRKKWARNEIPDERLEMIFLQAAKHSEADVFNSLLSEDLIDEDEKLLSHRLFARGLDPVINSLIMEKKAESLGFLLQDIEICRRLSQPMLDQIIFFFMCEAKVEWLGPLLQDVDVCSEISGEKLGQLVHNLICTKEDRLLGVFLRSSMAYQRLPEKNLGQVIYHLMSSAQHELLELLLGDPKLQARVLDYHLGNILIHSIRINQTVSIKILIDSGARFRIPTKHLGMALIEAAHLDQPEVIQILIEKDDLRERLIANRSIEQAHHIANYLGHKRVLELLRRDGVND, encoded by the coding sequence ATGGCAACACCTATAAAAAGAGGCAGGGAAGAAGGGCTGGGGTTAGAAAGTTCTGACTCGGCTGCTGAAGAAACGCCGGCTGCGGCCTTGGCGGCGGCTACTTTTTCTTCACAGGTAGTGAGTAGTGATTCTAAAAGGCTTCGAGAAATACGGCCCCAAATTCAAGAGCGAACAGCCGCATCAGATACGGCTCAGTCGATGTTATTAGCTCTCGCAGGTGGGGAGGAGGGCTCTAGCCCACTCAACCGGCTCTTTCATAGTGCAAAAAGTCCATACTTGCAAGATATTGGCGATGTATCCTCCGGGATCGGCGTGGAATTTGCCCAAGCGATTGGAAGAGACATTAAACGGTTTTGGCTGAGCGATAATCCAAGCGATTGGGAGAGCGCCAATTGTCTCTTTTTAGGGACCGTTTCCAATGATATTTTTCCGGAAGTGAAAGGGGTTTTTGATGAGCTCAAGTCTAAATCGCGGTTTCCGATGTCTTCTGAGGTATTTAATGTGCTGCTTGCCCGCACACACTGGCAATCGCCGAAAGAAATTCTCGAATTAATCGATCAGTTTCCCATGTTAAGGGACCAAATCAACATCGATTGTTTAGTCATTGCTTTAAAGGATTGGATTTCCATGGGGGATTTAGACCAACTAAAGCCCTTTTTGGCAATGGGGGGGATTAGAAAGCAACTCAACTCAGAGCATTTGAATCGCTTGGTTTATCACGCTGCTTTTCGCAATCAGTCTGACTTTTTAACATTTTTGATTTTAAGTGAGATGGGCCGCGATGATACGCTTTTATCGCACATCTCCCCACAGATTTTTACTCACTCGCTTATATTCGCCGTCAAAAAAGGGCGCTTAAAATTATTCAAAACAATATTCAGTCACCGCTTTGTTAGAGACTCTATTTTTATTAAAGAGGTTGGAGAAGTCATCATTAAGGCAGCACAGCACCAATATTTCGGAGCTATTCAATGGCTTCTTGAAAGTTGTCCATGTGATGATGATGAACCCCCTATGCGGTGCCGCTTATACATTCACGATTTAGGCGAAGCATTTAGTATTGCCGCAGGGAAAGGAGAGGAGAGTTTCATTCGATTTATTCTCGATGAGTGTCCGAGGCTTTCCGGTGAGCCCCCTTTAGTGTCGCGGTTTTCAGACGGGGATTTGAGCAACGCCGTTATCAATGCGGCTCGGTCAATGCATGAAGGGATTTTAATGCGACTGTTAATGAATTGGGATGTCAGAAGCAATCTAAAGGGCAGCAGTATTGGTTTGGCATTGCGTTGCGTTGTGAGATATCAAACTCCGAGACTATTAGATATCATGTTAGAAACATTTGATCTATTCCGCCAAGTTAATCGAAATGATGTATGGAAAGCCATTCAGAATGGCGCTCATTGCGGAAAGGTTTTTGTTATAGATCGCCTATTACGCAAGAAATGGGCGCGCAATGAAATTCCGGATGAGAGATTGGAAATGATCTTCCTCCAAGCCGCCAAGCATAGTGAAGCAGACGTGTTTAACTCGTTACTATCAGAAGATCTTATCGATGAAGATGAGAAATTATTAAGTCACCGTTTATTTGCAAGGGGATTAGATCCTGTGATTAATAGTCTCATAATGGAGAAAAAAGCCGAATCATTGGGTTTTTTACTACAAGATATTGAAATTTGTCGCCGCCTCTCTCAACCGATGTTAGATCAGATTATTTTCTTTTTCATGTGTGAAGCAAAGGTTGAATGGCTTGGGCCTTTATTGCAAGATGTAGACGTGTGTAGCGAGATATCCGGAGAAAAACTTGGTCAGCTTGTTCATAATCTCATTTGCACAAAAGAAGATAGGCTTTTAGGCGTCTTTTTAAGAAGCTCTATGGCATATCAACGCCTTCCTGAGAAAAATCTAGGGCAGGTCATATATCATCTGATGAGCAGTGCTCAACATGAGCTATTAGAGCTTTTATTGGGGGATCCAAAGCTACAGGCGCGCGTTTTGGACTATCATTTGGGCAATATCTTGATCCATTCGATTCGAATAAATCAAACTGTTAGTATTAAAATTTTGATCGATTCGGGTGCGCGCTTTCGCATACCAACCAAGCATTTGGGAATGGCTCTCATTGAAGCGGCGCATTTAGACCAACCTGAGGTGATCCAAATTTTGATTGAAAAAGATGATTTAAGAGAGCGTTTAATAGCCAATAGATCTATAGAACAGGCGCATCATATTGCAAATTATCTTGGTCATAAGCGAGTTTTAGAGTTATTGCGGCGAGATGGAGTAAACGATTAG
- a CDS encoding efflux RND transporter permease subunit: protein MNISSPFIKRPVMTSLIIISILFFGLFAYIFLPVSDLPSVEYPTIQVSVSYPGASPETMGTTIAAPLEREFSTIEKVQSIYSTSQNGQTSIVLQFDLDKPISVAAQDVQARINESLSYLPSDLPNQPTYRKVNPTQSPIMYFAFASDTMESPEIYRYVDAYVSRRISMLSGVSQVNIYGPNYAVRIQVDPEKLAARGINISQVAETLASGNVELPIGTLYGSQKEFTLFADGEIYNAEGYSRLIVRNDKGELVRISDIGQALDSADNDKTRINYIHENNAMNCIAIGVQKMAGANTLEVIQEIKALMPRIREELPASIQIKELLDQSEWIWGSIHDVQITLIIAFLLVAAVTFFYLGKATDSIIPIIALPISIIGTFAAMYLLGYTFDILSLLAMTLSIGFLVDDAIVVLENTVRHLEQGKSKLEAAFDGAKQISFTVLSMTLCLAAVFIPMLFMGGIVGRLFQEFASVIMITVTISGFVALSLTPLLCSRFLAKHHAQHKNWLEHFSEKVNTLFLSTYKIGLTWVLKHKVITAIGGFVSVALTLVLTLIIPKDFIPPSDLGVIEGFTKLEDGTSPFEAMRIQEEISKIVDKNDFVNSTVSAGAYPTSNQGIFWLNLTPYGKRKSIFEIQKIIDEQLSHIPNAQIFTKPLPLIELNIGTSTSMGNYQYTLQSFDTEALYTTAPLLVEKIKQIPGIKQVTSDMYNNEPQINLTINRDKASYYNVTAKDIENTLMYAYGGTKITQINGAFNEYNVILETLPHDYRDPSVLDLLYVGDNQVPLSAIVDMSETVAPLMINHFNTMPAVTITFDVSDVPLSTAISNIEAAAKELLPNNVFGNIQGTADVFKKTFNTLILLIIITLFVIYTVLGILYENFIHPLTVMSSLPPAALGGLLTLLIFHETISLYSFVGIIMLLGIVLKNGIILVDFAVEGMVTKNMDIEEAIEHACLTRFRPIIMTTVAALMGAVPVAIGVGSMIARTIRPLGLVIVGGLIFSQFLTLFLTPVVFIYLERLRRFFRSKKQGVSEKS, encoded by the coding sequence ATGAACATATCTTCTCCCTTTATTAAACGCCCTGTGATGACCTCGCTCATCATTATATCGATCCTCTTTTTCGGTCTATTTGCCTATATCTTCCTGCCTGTTAGTGACCTTCCGAGCGTTGAGTATCCCACAATCCAAGTCAGTGTCAGCTACCCCGGAGCAAGTCCGGAAACAATGGGAACAACCATTGCAGCTCCTTTAGAAAGAGAATTTTCAACCATTGAAAAAGTCCAGTCGATTTATTCCACTTCGCAGAATGGTCAAACATCGATCGTTCTACAATTTGACCTCGATAAGCCCATTTCAGTCGCTGCGCAAGATGTTCAGGCGCGTATCAATGAATCGCTCTCTTACCTCCCTTCCGATCTTCCCAATCAACCCACCTACCGCAAAGTCAATCCGACACAATCGCCAATCATGTACTTTGCCTTTGCATCCGATACCATGGAATCTCCTGAAATCTACCGCTATGTTGACGCCTATGTCTCAAGACGCATCTCGATGCTCTCAGGCGTCTCACAAGTCAATATCTATGGTCCCAATTACGCTGTGCGTATCCAAGTAGATCCGGAAAAACTCGCAGCTCGGGGGATCAATATTTCACAAGTAGCAGAGACCCTCGCTTCGGGCAATGTCGAGCTCCCGATTGGCACCCTCTATGGATCCCAAAAAGAATTCACCCTTTTTGCGGATGGTGAAATCTATAACGCAGAAGGGTATAGCAGACTCATTGTTCGCAATGATAAGGGAGAGCTCGTCCGTATATCCGATATAGGTCAAGCGCTTGATAGTGCAGACAATGACAAAACACGCATCAATTACATTCATGAAAATAATGCCATGAACTGTATTGCTATTGGCGTGCAGAAAATGGCCGGGGCTAACACTCTTGAAGTGATTCAAGAGATCAAAGCGCTCATGCCTCGTATCCGAGAAGAGCTTCCCGCCTCGATTCAGATCAAAGAACTCCTCGATCAATCCGAATGGATTTGGGGATCGATTCACGATGTACAAATCACTCTCATTATCGCCTTTCTCCTTGTAGCAGCCGTCACATTTTTTTATCTCGGAAAAGCAACGGATAGTATTATTCCGATTATAGCCCTTCCCATCTCTATTATCGGGACATTTGCAGCAATGTATTTGCTCGGCTACACTTTCGATATTCTCTCCCTTCTCGCTATGACGCTCTCTATTGGATTTCTCGTCGATGATGCAATTGTTGTGCTTGAAAATACGGTGCGTCACTTAGAACAGGGCAAATCCAAACTCGAAGCGGCCTTTGATGGAGCAAAACAAATCTCCTTTACCGTTTTGTCAATGACCCTCTGTTTAGCTGCCGTCTTTATCCCTATGCTCTTTATGGGAGGCATTGTTGGCCGCCTCTTCCAAGAATTTGCCTCTGTCATCATGATCACGGTGACAATTTCAGGATTTGTTGCCCTATCTCTTACACCCCTCCTCTGTAGTCGTTTTTTGGCAAAACACCATGCCCAACATAAAAACTGGCTCGAGCACTTTTCAGAAAAAGTCAATACCCTCTTCTTATCTACTTATAAAATCGGACTCACTTGGGTATTAAAACACAAAGTCATCACGGCAATCGGAGGGTTTGTTTCAGTTGCTCTGACGCTTGTATTAACCCTTATCATTCCTAAAGACTTTATCCCTCCTAGCGATCTCGGCGTCATTGAAGGCTTCACCAAACTGGAAGATGGCACCTCTCCCTTTGAAGCAATGCGCATTCAGGAGGAAATTTCTAAAATTGTCGATAAAAATGATTTTGTGAATAGCACGGTTTCTGCCGGTGCCTACCCTACCTCAAATCAAGGCATTTTCTGGCTCAATCTCACCCCCTATGGCAAACGCAAATCGATCTTTGAAATTCAAAAGATTATCGATGAGCAACTTTCGCATATTCCCAATGCACAGATTTTTACAAAACCACTGCCCCTCATCGAACTGAATATCGGCACCAGTACTTCGATGGGAAATTATCAATACACTCTACAGAGCTTTGATACGGAAGCTCTCTATACTACAGCCCCACTTCTTGTTGAAAAAATAAAACAGATTCCCGGCATTAAGCAAGTCACAAGCGATATGTACAATAACGAACCGCAGATTAATCTCACCATTAATCGAGATAAAGCATCCTATTACAACGTGACGGCAAAAGATATTGAGAACACCCTCATGTATGCTTATGGCGGTACAAAAATCACCCAAATCAATGGGGCCTTTAACGAATATAATGTGATTTTGGAGACGCTACCCCACGACTACCGCGACCCCTCCGTTCTCGATCTTCTCTACGTGGGCGATAACCAAGTCCCCCTCAGCGCCATTGTCGATATGAGTGAAACGGTTGCTCCACTGATGATCAACCACTTCAATACAATGCCGGCAGTTACGATTACCTTTGATGTCAGTGATGTCCCCCTTTCAACGGCCATCAGCAATATCGAAGCAGCCGCTAAGGAGCTACTCCCTAACAATGTGTTTGGCAACATTCAAGGAACCGCCGACGTATTTAAAAAGACGTTTAACACACTGATCTTGCTCATTATCATCACCCTGTTTGTTATCTATACGGTCCTCGGCATCCTCTATGAAAACTTCATCCATCCGCTCACTGTGATGTCCTCTCTTCCACCCGCCGCACTTGGAGGGCTTCTAACCCTATTGATTTTCCACGAAACAATCTCTCTCTACTCATTTGTTGGAATTATCATGCTTCTCGGCATCGTATTAAAAAATGGAATCATTCTCGTCGATTTTGCCGTCGAAGGGATGGTCACAAAAAACATGGATATCGAAGAAGCAATTGAACATGCCTGCCTGACCCGTTTTCGTCCCATTATTATGACAACAGTTGCTGCCCTTATGGGCGCCGTGCCGGTTGCCATCGGAGTCGGTAGCATGATTGCCCGTACAATCCGTCCCCTTGGTCTCGTGATCGTAGGAGGGCTGATCTTTTCTCAATTTCTCACCCTCTTCCTCACCCCCGTTGTCTTTATCTATTTAGAAAGGCTCCGCCGCTTCTTCCGCTCCAAAAAGCAGGGAGTATCTGAAAAATCATAA
- a CDS encoding efflux RND transporter periplasmic adaptor subunit, giving the protein MNKWIAFSILTCALTSACSKKEETKPTPPIVEVIRPVKRTVPIYIDAPGHIEPIQSVDIKPQVSGEIIELHYEEGTYVTEGDLLISIDDRHYIAQKNKAEGELVQNQAELQYAQETLARNKPLVSEDFISKDQFDKLTSNVGSLEGSILMNLAEIQDADVSLGYCSIRAPISGLLGAKRIDKGNIVSAYSDMTMVTINQISPIWDTFAVDEKYLAHIHQERSHHPLRVEIFEKRPSEPIAIGHLVFIDNQVNDKTGQIMLKGHFENQDQVLWPGQYVKTRLILSEKPDAILVPSSCVMQSKKGDYVFVVNSDHRVERREVVIGLRQDDGEMIMILKGVSLQDQVVVKGQINISQGMSVQIKSGSHPSS; this is encoded by the coding sequence ATGAATAAATGGATTGCTTTTTCTATTCTCACATGCGCTCTCACTTCTGCTTGCTCTAAAAAAGAAGAAACTAAACCTACTCCCCCCATTGTTGAAGTCATCCGGCCCGTAAAGCGCACCGTTCCCATTTACATTGACGCTCCGGGTCATATTGAACCCATTCAATCCGTTGATATCAAACCTCAAGTGAGTGGCGAAATCATTGAGCTGCATTATGAAGAAGGGACCTATGTCACTGAAGGCGACCTTTTAATCTCTATCGACGATCGCCATTATATTGCCCAAAAAAATAAGGCAGAAGGAGAACTTGTTCAAAACCAAGCGGAGCTGCAATATGCTCAAGAAACCCTTGCTCGCAATAAACCCCTTGTCTCTGAAGACTTTATATCAAAAGATCAGTTTGATAAACTCACCTCTAATGTGGGATCTCTTGAAGGCTCTATTTTAATGAACTTGGCTGAAATCCAAGATGCCGATGTTTCTCTGGGTTACTGCTCAATCCGCGCCCCCATTAGCGGACTTCTGGGAGCTAAACGCATTGATAAAGGAAATATCGTCAGCGCCTACTCCGATATGACGATGGTAACAATCAATCAAATAAGCCCCATTTGGGATACTTTTGCCGTAGATGAAAAGTACCTAGCGCACATTCATCAAGAGAGGTCCCATCACCCGCTAAGGGTCGAAATTTTTGAAAAGCGCCCTTCTGAACCCATTGCGATTGGTCATCTTGTCTTCATCGATAATCAGGTCAATGACAAAACGGGACAAATTATGCTCAAGGGACATTTTGAAAACCAAGATCAAGTGCTCTGGCCGGGCCAATACGTCAAAACACGCCTTATCCTCTCAGAAAAACCCGATGCCATTCTCGTTCCATCTAGCTGTGTGATGCAAAGTAAAAAAGGAGATTATGTCTTTGTCGTTAACAGTGATCATCGAGTTGAGAGAAGAGAAGTCGTTATAGGTCTTCGGCAAGATGATGGGGAAATGATTATGATCTTAAAAGGGGTCAGCCTTCAAGATCAAGTGGTCGTTAAAGGCCAAATTAACATTTCTCAAGGGATGAGCGTGCAGATCAAAAGCGGGAGTCACCCATCGTCATGA